A genome region from Neofelis nebulosa isolate mNeoNeb1 chromosome 14, mNeoNeb1.pri, whole genome shotgun sequence includes the following:
- the LOC131494730 gene encoding lymphocyte antigen 6K-like isoform X5, with the protein MILFALLLVTDLPRVETNVTVSGKQAATLKCHVCEIENSFGCTNPSNCPRDFHFCTSVAVRIYPRFFCVSKQCSRYCPVSAPFAPGLKSFVLVEPMPFLYAHCCSEFLCNTQEPNIREPEFREGGRASRLRSSGAWLAASLTLSSG; encoded by the exons ATGATTCTCTTTGCTTTGCTCCTGGTCACGGACCTGCCGCGGGTGGAGACAAACGTCACCGTGTCTGGAAAACAAG CTGCAACCCTGAAGTGTCACGTCTGCGAGATAGAGAATAGTTTCGGTTGCACAAATCCATCAAACTGTCCTAGGGATTTTCACTTTTGTACTTCCGTCGCCGTGA GAATCTATCCGCGTTTCTTCTGTGTTTCGAAGCAGTGCTCCAGGTATTGTCCAGTAAGTGCTCCGTTTGCTCCGGGACTCAAGTCCTTTGTCCTCGTCGAGCCTATGCCCTTCCTGTACGCGCACTGCTGTTCGGAGTTCTTGTGCAATACGCAGGAACCGAATATCCGCGAGCCGGAATTCAGAGAAGGCGGACGAGCAAGCCGCTTGAGGAGCAGCGGGGCCTGGCTGGCCGCCTCCCTGACTCTGTCCTCTGGGTGA
- the LOC131494730 gene encoding uncharacterized protein LOC131494730 isoform X3 produces MKPPKGSAEAQQRPALGGRGSAPSGGSAFPETRGVPRGCLGLAPAPRERHHRLGKSDCHREPQMRRSQQRGPAARAEPGRVQQARGDSAGPRGGRRRAPGSGQDGQEPLAPLPVPWLQSPERPGGIYPRFFCVSKQCSRYCPEPNIREPEFREGGRASRLRSSGAWLAASLTLSSG; encoded by the exons ATGAAGCCCCCGAAGGGGAGTGCGGAGGCCCAGCAGCGCCCAGCGCTCGGAGGCAGAGGGTCAGCCCCTTCCGGCGGGTCCGCGTTCCCGGAAACACGCGGGGTGCCGAGGGGGTGCTTGGGACTCGCGCCAGCCCCGCGTGAACGTCATCACCGCCTAGGGAAAAGCGATTGTCACCGTGAACCACAGATGAGGCGAAGCCAGCAGCGTGGCCCCGCGGCCCGGGCGGAGCCGGGCCGTGTACAGCAGGCTCGCGGTGACAGCGCCGGCCCAAGGGGAGGCCGGCGCCGAGCCCCGGGCAGTGGCCAGGATGGGCAAGAGCCCCTCGCTCCCCTGCCTGTCCCGTGGTTACAAAGTCCAGAGCGACCTGGTG GAATCTATCCGCGTTTCTTCTGTGTTTCGAAGCAGTGCTCCAGGTATTGTCCA GAACCGAATATCCGCGAGCCGGAATTCAGAGAAGGCGGACGAGCAAGCCGCTTGAGGAGCAGCGGGGCCTGGCTGGCCGCCTCCCTGACTCTGTCCTCTGGGTGA
- the LOC131494730 gene encoding uncharacterized protein LOC131494730 isoform X1 — MKPPKGSAEAQQRPALGGRGSAPSGGSAFPETRGVPRGCLGLAPAPRERHHRLGKSDCHREPQMRRSQQRGPAARAEPGRVQQARGDSAGPRGGRRRAPGSGQDGQEPLAPLPVPWLQSPERPGGIYPRFFCVSKQCSRYCPVSAPFAPGLKSFVLVEPMPFLYAHCCSEFLCNTQEPNIREPEFREGGRASRLRSSGAWLAASLTLSSG, encoded by the exons ATGAAGCCCCCGAAGGGGAGTGCGGAGGCCCAGCAGCGCCCAGCGCTCGGAGGCAGAGGGTCAGCCCCTTCCGGCGGGTCCGCGTTCCCGGAAACACGCGGGGTGCCGAGGGGGTGCTTGGGACTCGCGCCAGCCCCGCGTGAACGTCATCACCGCCTAGGGAAAAGCGATTGTCACCGTGAACCACAGATGAGGCGAAGCCAGCAGCGTGGCCCCGCGGCCCGGGCGGAGCCGGGCCGTGTACAGCAGGCTCGCGGTGACAGCGCCGGCCCAAGGGGAGGCCGGCGCCGAGCCCCGGGCAGTGGCCAGGATGGGCAAGAGCCCCTCGCTCCCCTGCCTGTCCCGTGGTTACAAAGTCCAGAGCGACCTGGTG GAATCTATCCGCGTTTCTTCTGTGTTTCGAAGCAGTGCTCCAGGTATTGTCCAGTAAGTGCTCCGTTTGCTCCGGGACTCAAGTCCTTTGTCCTCGTCGAGCCTATGCCCTTCCTGTACGCGCACTGCTGTTCGGAGTTCTTGTGCAATACGCAGGAACCGAATATCCGCGAGCCGGAATTCAGAGAAGGCGGACGAGCAAGCCGCTTGAGGAGCAGCGGGGCCTGGCTGGCCGCCTCCCTGACTCTGTCCTCTGGGTGA
- the LOC131494730 gene encoding lymphocyte antigen 6D-like isoform X4 translates to MRTRTLGFHKVPQALKAPLSESPAAPEVPEGPGTTETMILFALLLVTDLPRVETNVTVSGKQAATLKCHVCEIENSFGCTNPSNCPRDFHFCTSVAVRIYPRFFCVSKQCSRYCPEPNIREPEFREGGRASRLRSSGAWLAASLTLSSG, encoded by the exons ATGCGCACGCGCACACTCGGGTTCCACAAGGTTCCACAAGCCCTGAAGGCCCCACTCTCAGAGAGTCCGGCGGCGCCAGAGGTTCCGGAAG GGCCAGGCACCACGGAAACGATGATTCTCTTTGCTTTGCTCCTGGTCACGGACCTGCCGCGGGTGGAGACAAACGTCACCGTGTCTGGAAAACAAG CTGCAACCCTGAAGTGTCACGTCTGCGAGATAGAGAATAGTTTCGGTTGCACAAATCCATCAAACTGTCCTAGGGATTTTCACTTTTGTACTTCCGTCGCCGTGA GAATCTATCCGCGTTTCTTCTGTGTTTCGAAGCAGTGCTCCAGGTATTGTCCA GAACCGAATATCCGCGAGCCGGAATTCAGAGAAGGCGGACGAGCAAGCCGCTTGAGGAGCAGCGGGGCCTGGCTGGCCGCCTCCCTGACTCTGTCCTCTGGGTGA
- the LOC131494730 gene encoding lymphocyte antigen 6K-like isoform X2, with protein MRTRTLGFHKVPQALKAPLSESPAAPEVPEGPGTTETMILFALLLVTDLPRVETNVTVSGKQAATLKCHVCEIENSFGCTNPSNCPRDFHFCTSVAVRIYPRFFCVSKQCSRYCPVSAPFAPGLKSFVLVEPMPFLYAHCCSEFLCNTQEPNIREPEFREGGRASRLRSSGAWLAASLTLSSG; from the exons ATGCGCACGCGCACACTCGGGTTCCACAAGGTTCCACAAGCCCTGAAGGCCCCACTCTCAGAGAGTCCGGCGGCGCCAGAGGTTCCGGAAG GGCCAGGCACCACGGAAACGATGATTCTCTTTGCTTTGCTCCTGGTCACGGACCTGCCGCGGGTGGAGACAAACGTCACCGTGTCTGGAAAACAAG CTGCAACCCTGAAGTGTCACGTCTGCGAGATAGAGAATAGTTTCGGTTGCACAAATCCATCAAACTGTCCTAGGGATTTTCACTTTTGTACTTCCGTCGCCGTGA GAATCTATCCGCGTTTCTTCTGTGTTTCGAAGCAGTGCTCCAGGTATTGTCCAGTAAGTGCTCCGTTTGCTCCGGGACTCAAGTCCTTTGTCCTCGTCGAGCCTATGCCCTTCCTGTACGCGCACTGCTGTTCGGAGTTCTTGTGCAATACGCAGGAACCGAATATCCGCGAGCCGGAATTCAGAGAAGGCGGACGAGCAAGCCGCTTGAGGAGCAGCGGGGCCTGGCTGGCCGCCTCCCTGACTCTGTCCTCTGGGTGA